The Mytilus edulis chromosome 5, xbMytEdul2.2, whole genome shotgun sequence genomic interval TTCGTTTCGCAGTTTACAGGTACCCCCCTTTTTgcctattttctatttttgatatcttaatcaaacatttaaaaaaatcaaacattcaaaaagtgaaataatcaaattgcacgttaggtttagtatttttaaagtttgatcaaatttctaaactatcaaatttaaaaacgatatttagaattttaatattttaattatttggttaacatttcaaaatttcaaaactttacacaatttggaattttgatattttaaaactttgatcaaaattccaaaaatctaaaatttcaaaactttttaaaactttgaattgataagtgttacacggaccccaAGTACCCATAccttttgatacctttcctgaaattctccagtcatttaTCATCCTTGCTTAAAGTATTTCAGTTTCGGTTATTTTGGGaagaaaacgaaaataaagaCGTAcagatattgtttccgtcatcggacTGGCTTTTTGAGAAATATAAAAGAATCCCGCTGCCCTTTAGGCCTATTTAAAAATTAACATAATTTGCATAAGTACTTGGGACTGgacaattattttatgttttctgtatactataatcatgtatatactataaacaaagtgtatttgctatttactatcaattccaatagtttactatccacggcggtcactgatattctgtaattaaaattattttatttattaatattacttttactgttaaccctcccctttttttgtgatatacatttgacgtgactctgtacttatgtatcccgtcatactttgaaccacactattattttatttgttattattacTTAAACTTTCaagtcagtttttgttatttctattttgcgtgactgtctTTATACatcacgtcatactttgaacgacaaaattatttcatgtctacctgtgcgaatttcaaacgcgcaattttacacctgtactcaaaaccctccttccttgatgggttcattttacatagacaaataaaatcgtataatataatcaaaatgaggatgttaatttgatgtatgcctttttgtgcttcttcgttacatttgttgtttttatagtgattaagatgataacacaatgttgactgctgtaccccagacctatttttgacatttttacctattgtgtctgtttgttttgttcacgcatcggtgacaatataatggaatttgatgcgattgtcatacaagtgaaaggtttagctagctataaaaccaggttcaatccaccattttctacatttgaaaatgcctgtaccaggtcaggaatatgacagttctttgtccattcgtttttgatgcgttttgtcatttgattttaccatgtgattatagactttccgaattgattttcctctgagttaagtatttttgtgattttactttttcatatactatgaataaattgtatttgtcgcataatttactataaattccaatGGTTTACTGGGGGGGGGGTTCTGTACTATTCACGGCGGtaattatagtatatatatatttgtatgtttatagTATACAGAAAACAGAATtaataaaaatcggtatttggaaaaagggggagggcaaaaaaatgtgcccagtaccccaagtacctttgacttatgatacctctcctgaaattctccagttatatatttttttttacagttttcatACGCTCTCGgtccccgcgatttcgcgggtgtgttccagtcatttttattattatgaatgTTATCTTATTACATTTTTTAACTCTGTTCTAGATGCATTATATTAACCTGCATAGCCAATGTATGTCACCTCTGacgtaaaatgttttaaaaatagaagaaaacGCCGATGCTCCTGATAAAACTTGATGAAACGTAGTGTTTTTTCCTACAGATATTTTTATGTAATAAATAGTTTTACAATCAAGATAAGAGGTTgtgtaattttaagaaaactaGTGTATGTTTTCAAGTTGATGATATATCATTTTACTTAATGCTGAGTGTATTTTTTAATTCCTTAGACATGTTATTCATTTTCTAAATCTTGCatcctttattttctgttattACATGAATCTTCTTTTTCTGGTATACACGTATTGTTGTCACCAGTGTATGTAAACTCTATGAAATCTTGGAAACAGAAtatacaaaatcataaaaatagaaatactcATATTCTACTGATTTTAATACTAAAAGACTTGGTACAATATAAGTTTTCGAGTTTTTCAAATCATGTTAAACACGAGAGACATTATTAGCTAGAAAGTACTAATGTGGCGTGGTCATTTACATTAAAGATTTGATGGTCAGTTCTTAATGGCATAATGTATTTTatggagtggagtgttggagtggagtattggagtggagtgttggagtgagattttggagtgaaatttttggagtgagattttggagtgattttttttttggttaaattttaaagTATATAGTATATTATTCTAAAAGTAGTAGAATGTCAGGgggttaaatgttttgtttaattttgaacaagTATTCATTAAGAATAGATAAAGAAAAATTGCAGTGctaaatattgatttaaattttgatCACAGATAATCATGAATAATTATTTGGTCATGttcatttcaaaatatgaaatatgctcCTCTCATTAACTCACCTTGTGGCAGTGTCATTTGACTTGTGGTGACAAAGTGCACATCGAATTGCACAGAATTTCGAAGTCCTAATGGGCAAAAATCAGGGAGTCTAAATTATTGCAGTTAAGGTTAGTTCTAAAATGCCAACACAACTCTAtaattgtataaaaacaaatactgaatatTGACAATTCTATGTCAGAGGCTGGTGACTTTTTGAAAACAAAGTTGTGCATAGTTCTCAAATTCCTATTGCCGAATGATAAGGTCATTGACAAATCTCATATTAGGGGAGTAATTTGCCATTTTAAAATTtaggattaaaaaaaattgaacccgaCCCTTCCCACTACAAAAAAAAAGGGTTTATCCCTAGATGGCTGATCTTGAATTAAATGTAATGTATGAGTGGAAGTCACTTTTTGCATAAAATTAGCGATGAATAGGTACACTTTCAAAAAAATATCCGCCAGGAACCCCCACCTCATTTTTGTATAAGAAAATTATCCTTTTGAAGTCACCCTTTAATAGTAAaatatcttgatatatatattgtaatggtTAGGAGTTAGATACAACTTGATGTACACATGATTATTTATCCTTTTTTATTTGAGAGTACCGCTTAGATTCTGATAACTTGTTTTTTTGCTTTCCGCCTGAGCAAACTTTAAGCGTGTATGAACATGGTTGTAAATGAGAAAATTGTTATTGTTAGGACTTATGTATATTATGTGTATTGTTATTATGCCATATTTTGGGATTATAAGGGTAATACAGAGTTCGTTCTAATTGTTTTTCCCCAGATGTAAGAGTGCCAATCTTTAGTTGGATAAAAAACATTTGCATACACCCCTTCTCATATTTTGTAATTTGCCGTTCAACTAAGGGATATATTTTGTAACTGCCCAGTGGGCTATGGTGTGGGCCCGATTATGAATTTTGACCCAATTGTGTATAGAAGCATAAAAGACGACCTTCTGAAACTGGAGCGGACCAATCGTAACGGTGAAACCAATCATTCCCCTTGGAATCTCAACGATTTTGGTGGGACCTTTAGTATACAAAGGGCTTTTCACGAGGTGTCTGTAAGATTGTGGGCCCGAGACAAGGGCATATGAACCTTTCTAACCCTATTATAAGATACTGAATGCAACCAGCCCCCATTGACTCAACACCTAACtttattaaacaaacaaatgcacagttataccccaatggggttgaaggcatgacatacaaattaaaaaaaaatgtactaaatGCTGTCGAGTCCACCCTCCTCAGTGACCATGACTTTTGAACGAATGGAGCAGCATACTGCATAATTAACGAACACGAAAGACAtttaatcaatttattaaaattctCCATATTATCTACATAAGAATAAGTATTTTTAACCTTCTGTAAAAATTCAAGtctcaatttttcatttttttttaacatacaaaCAGAAAGTGTTCTTCATcgtctattttatttaaaaaaacaatgttgACATAAACGTTcctcattttttatatttctgtatcTGCCCCTTTCGATTTCCAAAATATGGTCACTTACCCTTAATTTAGTAAAACATTTCCTgatttcagaattattttttatttaataaggctcaatttcatatttctttttaactttatactataaataaataatttattattttctgttaacgaattcaatttttttaaaaacagttttttataattttcttgcaTAATTTCTTTTAtctgtatattcattttcttttttcctttgataaagtaaaaattttcaatatcacatatttttaaattattttctataCTGGTGCAACCCGCAAATGATTTGCATAATATATTATTACCTGAAACCTGTGATATACCAGTTCACACGCAAAAAAATACTGCAACCGTTTAAAGAACATTATAGTAAAATCTGCTGAAACTATATTCTTGTGTGTCAATTGATTCTAAATGAATTGATAACTGTTTCTTCAAAGTTATCAATGTTCATAGTTGTGTACATCGACGTTACATCATAGGCAATAAGGATGCATTCTTTTGTGACCTCGTGTGACTCTATTTTATTAATGAAGTCTTTTGTATCTTGAATGTAAAAGTTATGCCTCTTCAATGGTTTTAAGATTAGACCCAGTAATCTTTCAATGCGTCTTGTGGGAGAGTTACACTTATTGATGATTAGTCAGTAAGGAATGTTTATGTTTCCAACTATTTGACCAGTTCGGAATGCCTCATTAATTATTTCTAGATTAATTTTATGAACTTTTGGAAGAAGGTACATGTGTCCGtgttttgattcattattattcctcaAGAAATTATAAGTTTGTGAATCTATTTCTTTTTTCCTATATAGATTTTCAACAATATCTTTTATAGATTTGACATCAACGTTAGTAGTTGCatggttcatttattttcaacttttattaaatgcggttccttcaaccaacatacgTAATGAATCTCaagacttatatattttattgagaCCATAATTATTATATGCCTTATAACTACAACTAAatagttttgtaaatattgaaatttgaccAATCTCTCTTGTTAATATGTATCCACATATATTGGagatttatcatatatatatatgatattatattaCTATTGATGTATCTATACCAGTGCCTGTATTAAAAATTACCATattacctatgttttatatttatatttatagctCAGCCTGCTACGAAGGTTTAACCACACACCCCAGGTGTAACAATATTTTCTCAATGTAAATCCAGGAAATAACACTGTAATTGCAGTTCATCTTTTATTATTGTGTTCTATTGATACCGAAATGATAGCTAGGTAATACCaattaataacttattttttcataaatccaAATTTCatctaaattaaattcagaaaatgaaaatactttcatcattgttgaaaacatttaaacattcttttttatttaaacagaaGCTCAAGTCAATTAAtttgtaaatcatttaaaaaactaaaaacaacagtgcaaaaacaataaatatgatacttttaaacatgataatgtgaagattttttgttcattttacaaaataatataatataataaagaatGGAAATTGGGACTAAACCTAATATATACGAGCATGTAAAATTCTCCTAATGAGGATACTGCCAGATTCTTAAGAGATTGGGAAATCACAATGCTAAATAATTATATAACTCTTAGTTATGCATCAGTAGATCAGGagaatttgaaattgtttataaaGGACTGTTGATATGAGGTCGTTCACATTATTATTCGAAACATTATTATTCGAATACTTCActgcatgcatttttttatttctatttcagtatagtttgtttttaaattattcactacaaaatttttcatcaaatttcactccaaaatctcactccaaaaatttcactccaaaatctcactccaaaaatttcactccaaaatctcactccaaaatctcactccaaaagttcactccaacactccactccaatactccactccaacactccactccatACAATACATTATGCCGTTCTTAATCAGTATAATGATCTTTCATCTTGTTTAATGTGACACTTTATACGATACATTAGTTGCACAGTTGAACTGCAATAGTTTATCCAAATAATCTAAGACCATTAATCAATGCCTTACATAAATTAAGAACATGTTTATAGCTGAATCTTGTGAGAAACTTTATGTATTGGTCAAATATGAGAGTAGTAGCTTGAAGTACCAAGTTGTATGTACGAACGTTAATTAGAAATTAtgattaagaatatttattatacatgtactgttatataaagattatatatatatgattaaacatgtgaacattaaaTGGACTTCGTTATATAGACAGTACTAAGTGAGCTTACGGAGAAACTTTACAATAACTAGTTCCCTATGTTAACGGGCAACATGGATTACGATCCCGGATACGTAGATCCGAAATAATAACATAGTTCTAAAACACACACAAGAAAGCCCCGTTATACTAAGTATATTCTAGTATCTTATACAGTGTACTAGCTGCGAAACGGTAACTCTTAGGTCCTTATGATATTTGtttactatttgcggaccatctATGGTCTTAGGTCTTATtgtttgactatttgcggaccatctATGGTCCGCGAATAGTAAAAATAATATCATAAGAACCAAAGacctacggttccgcagctaacaGTGTACATGCTTACGATTGTTTACTGTGAGTTTATCGTTTTATAATATGTCTgcataaattttatgatatatccAACATTGAATgtaacataatcatgataatataaaattgtatttaaacaAGAACATTCAATGTAAAAACTTACCTTACTGAAGAAATGCATCCAATTCAAAACACTGTTAATCAAAAAGTTTAATTTAAACTAAATCAATTTAGATGCAGATGCATTATATTAACTTACATAACCAATGTATGTTGTAACAGTATTGGCTATAAATACCTTATCTATTTATACTACAGTAACACGACCTCATTATGTTAATGAGTTACACGTGCTAGGATAAGACATGCATTGTATACTGTGTATTGCTATAGTCGCCATTAAATAGTTATAAGTCTACTTGGATTATATACATCTCTATGCCTGCATCCAAATACTTAaatatggtgtcagatgtggtAAATTAACTTTGACAAAGAACTAATGTCCACGGAAAGCTCAGAAAGCGACACAGACATCGGAGAAGAAATTGCACATGAACTAAAAGAACCACAAATAAACATGGCTGCCGCCGTCCCATCTTTAATTCCATTTCCTCAAAAATTTGATCTGGATGGAAATATTGCGACGAATTGGAGAAAATTCAAAAGAACATGGGACAACTACGAGATTGCGTCAGGACTATCAGAAAAAGATGCAAAATTACGCACAGCAACACTTTTAACTTGCGTCGGATCAGATGCAATGGACATTTTTGACGGGTTCGCGTTTGAAGAAGAAAATGACAGGAAAGATATTACAAAAGTTATTGAGAAATTCGAGGCATTCTGCGTAGGAAAAACGAATGAAACTTTTGAAAGGTACTCTTTCAATATGTGTGACCAAAAAGAATGCGACAGTATTGATGGATACGAGTCGAAACTAAGAAAACTCGCGAAAACGTGCAATTATGGACAACTTGAAGAAAGTCTCATCCGCGACAGGATCGTGTGTGGTGTAAGAGACAACACTTCGCGTAAGCGCCTACTTCAAGAGGATGGAATGACTTTACAAAAAAGTATAGACTTGTGTCGCTCATTCGAGTCAACTACGAAAAAACTACAAACAATGGCAGGATCTAACGGGATAAATGAAAGCACAGACATTAAAGCGGTAAGACACAAAACTGCTAAATTTCATAAGCGTAGACAATACAAGTATGACAAACAATCAGACAATAAGAAATTTCCAAAGAAAGCAAACAATTGTGATTATTGTGGAAGGCAATGTGAGAAAGGAAAGTGCCCCGCATATGGCAAAATATGCGATTCGTGTGGAAAATATAACCACTTTTCATCTCAATGCAGACAAGGAAAGTACATGAAAAGACGCTCTGAAGTAAAACATATTAGTATAAATGTATACACAGATGACAGCGAAAGTGAATTCGAAATCAACACAGTAGAATCAAGT includes:
- the LOC139525203 gene encoding uncharacterized protein encodes the protein MSTESSESDTDIGEEIAHELKEPQINMAAAVPSLIPFPQKFDLDGNIATNWRKFKRTWDNYEIASGLSEKDAKLRTATLLTCVGSDAMDIFDGFAFEEENDRKDITKVIEKFEAFCVGKTNETFERYSFNMCDQKECDSIDGYESKLRKLAKTCNYGQLEESLIRDRIVCGVRDNTSRKRLLQEDGMTLQKSIDLCRSFESTTKKLQTMAGSNGINESTDIKAVRHKTAKFHKRRQYKYDKQSDNKKFPKKANNCDYCGRQCEKGKCPAYGKICDSCGKYNHFSSQCRQGKYMKRRSEVKHISINVYTDDSESEFEINTVESSEINMVQSKIFAKMLLIDQNKQIKFQLDSGATANLIPKSLVHESLIEETDNTLTMYNKSQMSAYGICTLRLKNPKTNKRYNVKFIVVGDEYTPLLGSKAIQQMNLIVIRVGE